The Urocitellus parryii isolate mUroPar1 chromosome 6, mUroPar1.hap1, whole genome shotgun sequence genome includes a window with the following:
- the Trim69 gene encoding E3 ubiquitin-protein ligase TRIM69, with translation MVIQMYSFCEKSMIYAFMILHLSVSSRPSSNIDPGNYVEVNDSLTHLPSKVVIQDITMELHCPLCNDWFRDPLMLSCGHNFCQICIQNFWKLQAKETFCPVCKMLCQYSNCTFNLVLEKLVEKIKKLPLLKGHPQCPEHGENLKLFSKPDGKLICFQCKDARLSPEQSKEFLQISDAVRFFTDELAVHQSQLETTLKDLQSLKAMQKDAIAAYKENKIHLQQHVSLEFLKLHQFLHSKEKDLLSDLREEGKALNEEMEMNLNQLQEQCLLAKDMLVSIQTRLEQRNSFDFLKDISNLLDSLEQGTRALAPRELISRKLNPGHFKGPLQYMMWREMQSTLTPGLSPLTLDPKTAHPNLVLSKNRTSVWHGDIKQVMPDDPERFDSSVAVLGSKGFTSGKWYWEVEVAKKTKWTVGVARESIIRKGSCPLTPEQGFWLLRLRNQTDLKALDLPSCSLKLTDNLNKVGIYLDYEGGQVSFYNAKTLTHIYTFSCIFTEKLYPYFCPCLNDGGENKEPLHILHPQN, from the exons ATGGTTATACAGATGTATTCATTTTGTGAAAAGTCAATGATCTATGCATTTATGATTTTGCATCTTTCG GTATCCTCCAGACCCTCTTCTAACATCGATCCAGGCAACTATGTTGAAGTGAATGATTCACTCACCCATCTACCCTCTAAAGTGGTGATACAAGACATTACTATGGAGCTACACTGTCCACTTTGTAACGACTGGTTCCGTGATCCACTGATGCTAAGCTGTGGTCACAACTTCTGCCAAATCTGTATCCAAAACTTTTGGAAGCTGCAAGCAAAGGAAACCTTCTGTCCTGTGTGTAAGATGCTATGTCAATATAGCAACTGTACATTTAACCTTGTGCTGGAGAAGCTGGTGGAAAAGATTAAGAAGCTTCCACTACTCAAAGGCCATCCACAGTGCCCAGAGCATGGAGAGAACCTGAAACTGTTCAGTAAGCCAGATGGGAAGTTGATCTGCTTTCAATGTAAGGATGCACGGTTATCTCCGGAGCAGTCTAAGGAATTCCTGCAAATCTCTGATGCTGTTCGTTTCTTTACG GATGAGCTTGCAGTCCATCAGAGTCAACTGGAAACAACCCTGAAGGATCTTCAGTCTCTGAAGGCCATGCAGAAGGATGCTATTGCTGCTTACAAG GAAAACAAGATACATCTGCAGCAACATGTGTCCTTGGAGTTTCTAAAGCTGCATCAGttcctgcacagcaaagaaaaggaCCTTCTAAGTGACCTCCGGGAAGAGGGGAAAGCCTTGAATGAGGAGATGGAGATGAATCTGAACCAGCTTCAGGAGCAGTGTCTACTTGCCAAAGATATGTTGGTGAGCATTCAGACACGGCTGGAACAGCGGAACTCCTTCGATTTCCTCAAA gaCATCTCAAATCTCTTGGATAG TTTGGAGCAAGGAACAAGGGCGCTGGCACCAAGAGAACTTATCTCCAGAAAGCTGAACCCAGGCCATTTCAAAGGTCCTCTCCAGTACATGATGTGGAGGGAAATGCAATCCACTCTCACTCCAG GCCTATCTCCATTAACTCTGGACCCTAAAACAGCTCACCCAAATCTGGTGCTATCCAAAAACCGGACGAGTGTGTGGCATGGTGACATTAAGCAGGTAATGCCTGATGATCCAGAGAGATTTGACTCAAGTGTGGCTGTACTTGGCTCAAAAGGCTTTACATCTGGAAAGTGGTACTGGGAAGTAGAAGTGGCAAAGAAGACAAAATGGACAGTTGGAGTTGCAAGAGAATCCATCATTCGGAAGGGCAGCTGTCCTCTAACTCCTGAGCAAGGATTCTGGCTTTTAAGACTAAGGAATCAAACAGATCTAAAGGCTTTGGATTTGCCTTCTTGCAGTCTGAAACTTACTGACAATCTCAACAAGGTGGGCATTTACCTAGATTATGAAGGAGGGCAGGTGTCCTTCTACAATGCTAAGACCTTGACCCACATTTATACCTTCAGTTGCATTTTCACAGAGAAACTTTATCCCTACTTTTGTCCCTGCCTTAATGATGGTGGAGAGAATAAAGAACCATTACATATCTTACATCCACAGAATTAG